A section of the Metabacillus endolithicus genome encodes:
- the spoIIR gene encoding stage II sporulation protein R, producing the protein MKKQQLALIYIFLLFFGAIANVYKEPVEASTQEPVVIPDEAIRLRILANSNSDEDQELKRKVRDEVNKEITEWVSELTSVEAAEELIESRLPEIENIVARVLKEENMEQEYTVDFDHDVSFPTKLYGNFIYPAGEYEAILISLGEAKGANWWCVLFPPLCFLDFSNGEAVQAEETEKTNEASKTTEEVASLVVDEDEDKQEVEVKFFLVEWFEGLFS; encoded by the coding sequence ATGAAAAAACAACAATTAGCACTTATATATATATTCTTATTATTCTTTGGGGCAATAGCAAATGTTTATAAAGAGCCGGTGGAAGCTAGCACACAGGAACCGGTAGTGATACCAGATGAAGCGATTCGCTTACGAATTCTAGCAAATAGTAATTCTGATGAAGATCAAGAGTTAAAGAGAAAAGTTCGCGATGAAGTAAACAAGGAAATCACAGAGTGGGTTTCAGAATTAACTTCAGTAGAAGCTGCTGAAGAGTTAATAGAATCAAGACTACCGGAAATCGAAAACATCGTTGCACGTGTACTAAAGGAAGAAAACATGGAGCAAGAGTATACAGTAGATTTTGATCATGATGTAAGCTTTCCAACAAAGCTTTATGGTAACTTCATTTATCCAGCAGGTGAGTATGAAGCGATCTTAATCAGCCTAGGTGAAGCAAAGGGCGCTAACTGGTGGTGTGTTCTATTCCCACCACTATGCTTCCTAGACTTCTCAAATGGAGAAGCCGTACAAGCTGAAGAAACAGAAAAAACAAACGAAGCGAGCAAAACAACAGAAGAAGTTGCATCACTAGTTGTTGACGAAGATGAAGACAAGCAAGAAGTAGAAGTGAAATTCTTTTTGGTTGAGTGGTTTGAAGGGTTGTTTTCGTGA
- the prmC gene encoding peptide chain release factor N(5)-glutamine methyltransferase, with product MKFVYEALNWASSFLKEAGRDENAGELLLRHHLEMDRATLLSNLRLVLSEKQILAFQVDVKKHAEGQPVQYLIGYEEFYGRRFIVNKEVLIPRPETEELVEGILQRASEHFDGEQKLNVVDVGTGSGAIAITLALENPKFCVSAVDIAEESLQVAQQNSRELHAEVEWLHGDLLEPVKNKIDILVSNPPYIPDWEIETLSPVVKDHEPMRALAGGEDGLDFYRRLINDMISLLNPKALIAFEIGAGQGKDVKALLEQALPTKAKVEVVYDINGKDRMVFATI from the coding sequence ATGAAATTTGTGTACGAAGCCCTGAACTGGGCTTCTTCTTTTTTAAAGGAAGCGGGAAGAGATGAAAATGCAGGGGAATTATTGTTGCGGCACCATTTAGAAATGGATCGGGCAACATTATTATCTAATTTGAGACTGGTCCTCTCAGAAAAGCAAATCCTAGCATTTCAAGTTGATGTAAAAAAACATGCAGAAGGACAGCCTGTTCAATATTTAATTGGATATGAAGAGTTTTATGGCAGGCGTTTTATCGTAAATAAAGAAGTATTAATACCAAGACCTGAAACTGAGGAGCTTGTGGAGGGGATTTTACAAAGAGCCTCTGAGCATTTTGATGGTGAGCAAAAACTAAATGTTGTCGATGTTGGGACAGGCAGTGGTGCCATCGCAATTACCTTGGCTCTTGAAAACCCGAAATTCTGTGTGTCAGCTGTTGATATTGCAGAGGAATCTCTTCAAGTAGCTCAGCAAAACAGCAGGGAACTACATGCTGAAGTCGAGTGGCTTCACGGAGATTTACTAGAACCTGTTAAAAATAAAATCGATATCTTAGTATCAAATCCACCTTATATTCCAGATTGGGAAATTGAAACTCTATCACCTGTTGTGAAGGATCATGAACCAATGCGCGCATTGGCAGGTGGAGAAGATGGCTTAGATTTTTATAGAAGGCTGATCAATGACATGATAAGCTTGCTGAATCCAAAAGCGTTAATTGCGTTTGAAATTGGAGCTGGGCAGGGGAAGGATGTTAAGGCTCTTCTTGAACAAGCACTTCCGACAAAGGCGAAAGTAGAAGTTGTTTACGATATTAACGGCAAAGATCGCATGGTATTTGCGACAATTTAA
- the prfA gene encoding peptide chain release factor 1 — protein MLDRLQSVEDRYEKLNQLLMDPDIINDSKKLREYSKEQSDLQETVEAYREYKEVREQISDTKSMLEEKLDAEMREMAKEELSELEEREEELTARLKLLLVPKDPNDDKNVIMEIRGAAGGDEAALFASDLYRMYSRFAEMQGWKTEVMEANATGTGGYKEIIFMINGKGAYSKLKFENGAHRVQRVPETESGGRIHTSTATVAVLPEAEEVEVEIHEKDIRVDTFASSGPGGQSVNTTMSAVRLTHLPTNTVVSCQDEKSQIKNKEKAMKVLRARVYDKFQQEAQAEYDQNRKLAVGTGDRSERIRTYNFPQNRVTDHRIGLTIQKLDQILEGKLDEVVEALIVEDQSSRLEAAED, from the coding sequence GTGTTAGATCGTTTACAATCGGTAGAAGACCGTTACGAAAAGTTAAATCAGCTTTTAATGGATCCAGATATTATCAACGATTCAAAAAAGCTACGTGAATATTCAAAAGAACAATCAGATCTACAAGAAACTGTGGAAGCTTACCGCGAATACAAAGAAGTCCGTGAGCAAATTTCTGATACAAAATCAATGCTTGAAGAGAAGCTTGATGCAGAGATGCGTGAAATGGCGAAGGAAGAGCTTTCCGAGTTAGAAGAACGTGAAGAAGAATTAACAGCTCGTCTTAAGCTTTTACTTGTTCCGAAAGATCCTAATGATGATAAAAACGTTATTATGGAGATCCGTGGAGCAGCAGGTGGAGATGAGGCTGCATTGTTTGCGTCTGATTTATACCGTATGTACAGCCGCTTTGCTGAAATGCAAGGCTGGAAAACAGAAGTAATGGAAGCGAACGCAACAGGTACTGGTGGTTATAAAGAAATTATCTTTATGATTAACGGTAAAGGTGCTTATTCAAAATTAAAATTTGAAAACGGTGCCCACCGTGTACAACGTGTTCCTGAAACAGAATCAGGCGGACGTATCCATACGTCAACTGCAACAGTTGCTGTTTTACCAGAGGCTGAAGAAGTGGAAGTAGAAATCCATGAAAAAGATATTCGTGTTGATACGTTTGCATCAAGTGGTCCAGGAGGACAAAGTGTTAATACAACAATGTCAGCTGTTCGTTTAACACACTTACCAACTAATACTGTTGTATCGTGTCAGGATGAAAAATCACAAATCAAAAACAAAGAAAAAGCGATGAAGGTCCTTCGTGCTCGTGTTTATGATAAATTCCAGCAAGAAGCACAAGCTGAGTACGATCAAAACCGTAAGCTTGCGGTTGGTACTGGTGACCGTTCAGAGCGTATTCGAACTTATAACTTCCCGCAAAACCGTGTAACAGACCACCGAATCGGTTTAACGATTCAAAAGCTTGATCAAATCTTAGAAGGTAAGCTTGATGAAGTTGTAGAAGCACTGATCGTTGAAGATCAATCAAGCCGCCTTGAAGCTGCGGAAGATTAA
- the gloA2 gene encoding SMU1112c/YaeR family gloxylase I-like metalloprotein, which yields MKIKKIHHVAIICSDYEKSKKFYTEVLGFPVLSEVYREERKSYKLDLIVHDTYQIELFSFPDPPSRPNQPEAAGLRHLAFEVDNIDEAVDELVGKDVEVEEIRIDPFTGKKFTFFKDPDGLPLELYEG from the coding sequence ATGAAAATCAAAAAAATCCATCATGTTGCGATTATTTGTTCTGATTATGAAAAGTCAAAAAAGTTTTATACAGAGGTACTAGGGTTTCCTGTTTTATCTGAAGTTTATCGTGAAGAACGGAAGTCGTATAAATTAGATTTGATTGTGCATGACACCTATCAAATTGAGCTATTTTCCTTCCCAGATCCCCCTAGCAGGCCAAATCAGCCTGAAGCCGCAGGATTACGACACCTCGCTTTTGAAGTGGACAATATTGATGAAGCTGTGGATGAGCTCGTAGGAAAAGATGTAGAAGTCGAAGAAATTCGAATCGATCCATTCACCGGTAAGAAGTTTACGTTTTTTAAAGATCCGGATGGATTGCCGTTGGAGTTGTATGAGGGGTGA
- the nikE gene encoding nickel import ATP-binding protein NikE, whose product MSLLQVNNITHSYGSQSLFKKKDRSKKVLSDISFSIEEGTCLGMLGSSGAGKSTLGKVILGLERPQKGEILFQGHDLYNVDKRTLHKIRRDLQVVFQDSYSSVNPRLTAERIIAEPLENYEKLTVNEQKRMIIELLERVGLSESDLKKHPNQFSGGQLQRINIARAISLKPRLIVLDESVSSLDMVNQTLVLELLKELKKDFGLSYLFITHDIKAAYEISDKIGLLEKGELVELYHDKTQFFTSNHPVAQEMRNSILAEHPRNRTVRDSGSFGDKGTGPAYRILRQRRDGGTGSLTRL is encoded by the coding sequence ATGAGTTTATTACAAGTAAATAACATAACTCATAGCTACGGATCTCAATCACTTTTTAAAAAGAAAGATCGTTCGAAAAAAGTCCTTTCCGATATTTCTTTTTCTATTGAAGAAGGAACCTGTCTTGGGATGCTTGGTTCAAGCGGGGCCGGTAAAAGCACTTTAGGTAAAGTAATACTTGGATTAGAACGACCACAAAAAGGTGAAATTCTTTTTCAAGGCCATGATCTTTATAATGTTGATAAGCGTACTCTTCATAAAATCCGCCGAGATCTTCAAGTGGTTTTCCAGGATTCCTACTCTTCTGTTAATCCTCGACTGACGGCAGAACGTATTATTGCAGAGCCTTTAGAAAACTATGAAAAGCTAACGGTGAATGAACAAAAGCGAATGATTATTGAGTTGCTAGAAAGAGTAGGTCTAAGCGAAAGTGACCTGAAAAAACACCCGAACCAATTTAGCGGTGGCCAATTGCAAAGAATCAACATTGCAAGAGCCATCTCCCTAAAACCTAGGCTGATCGTATTAGACGAATCTGTAAGCAGCCTTGATATGGTAAATCAAACACTTGTTTTAGAATTACTAAAAGAATTAAAAAAAGACTTTGGCTTATCTTACCTCTTTATTACACACGACATAAAAGCTGCATATGAGATTAGCGATAAAATTGGCTTGCTAGAAAAAGGAGAACTCGTAGAACTCTACCACGACAAAACTCAATTCTTCACATCAAACCACCCTGTCGCTCAGGAAATGAGAAACTCTATCCTTGCCGAGCACCCACGAAACCGCACAGTCAGAGACAGCGGCTCGTTTGGTGACAAAGGGACAGGTCCCGCGTACAGGATCCTTCGACAAAGAAGGGACGGAGGGACAGGTTCCTTGACCCGCTTATAG
- the nikD gene encoding nickel import ATP-binding protein NikD, which yields METEQSKVLQVKDLHVKVKTKNSEMSLVQNVNFELKRGSVLGLVGESGCGKTVTSMSILQLLNRKTSTIEGSITLQGRELNGLGDKDMRNIRGKDIAFIMQNPMNAFTPVFTIGHQFVETIRSHTNCHKKQAIELAIEAMNSVNLPDPAKLLKSYPFQLSGGMLQRVMIAIAACTHPAVIIADEPTTALDVKNQKTVLHHLDAIRSKYGSAILLISHDLGVISEMADDVAVMQNGRIVEKADVFQLFDEPQHEYTKKLLQARPLLHVNETVI from the coding sequence TTGGAAACAGAACAGTCAAAGGTGCTACAGGTCAAAGATTTACATGTGAAGGTAAAAACGAAGAATAGTGAGATGTCTCTAGTTCAAAATGTTAATTTTGAACTAAAGCGTGGAAGTGTTCTTGGTCTTGTTGGAGAAAGTGGATGCGGGAAAACCGTTACAAGTATGTCCATCCTTCAGCTTCTTAACAGAAAAACGTCAACAATCGAAGGAAGTATAACATTACAAGGTCGAGAATTGAATGGTTTAGGTGACAAAGACATGCGTAACATACGTGGCAAGGATATCGCGTTTATTATGCAAAACCCAATGAATGCTTTTACACCTGTTTTTACAATTGGCCATCAATTTGTTGAAACGATTCGCTCTCATACAAATTGTCATAAAAAACAAGCAATAGAGCTTGCGATCGAAGCAATGAATTCTGTTAATCTACCTGACCCTGCAAAACTGCTAAAATCCTATCCTTTCCAATTAAGCGGAGGTATGCTTCAACGTGTGATGATTGCCATTGCAGCTTGTACCCATCCAGCTGTTATTATTGCCGATGAACCAACTACCGCACTTGATGTAAAAAATCAAAAAACAGTATTACATCATTTAGATGCAATTCGTTCTAAATATGGCTCTGCTATTCTTTTAATCTCCCATGATCTAGGGGTGATCTCAGAAATGGCAGATGATGTAGCGGTTATGCAAAATGGTAGAATCGTTGAAAAAGCAGATGTGTTTCAGCTATTTGATGAACCGCAGCATGAATATACAAAAAAACTATTGCAAGCACGCCCACTACTACATGTAAATGAAACTGTTATTTGA
- the nikC gene encoding nickel ABC transporter permease subunit NikC codes for MIRRIRQIFISQKIIPICSIILGILFFIAIFAPWIAPNDPIAVNIVNKLQPPSWEYPLGTDQLGRCNLSRILYGARISLGFAILIFISSIFIGLIVGTFSGYKGGWIDHVLMRFCDGVMAFPNLILVLGLVGIFGPGLTQVIIAIMLVQWVYYARMFRGMVLSLKEQNFIAAAKVSGSSQWKIIKNHIVPNVLPPLVVMGTLEMGWAIMDISAMSFLGLGVQAPTPEWGAMIHEGKSYIRTNPELMLYPGLFIMIVIVTFNLLGEALSERYGVKRKF; via the coding sequence ATGATAAGAAGAATACGTCAAATTTTCATCAGTCAAAAAATAATTCCGATCTGCTCGATTATTTTAGGTATTCTTTTCTTCATTGCTATATTTGCTCCCTGGATTGCACCTAATGATCCAATCGCAGTTAACATAGTGAATAAATTACAGCCTCCATCATGGGAATATCCTTTAGGAACAGATCAGCTAGGAAGATGTAATTTATCAAGAATTTTATATGGTGCCCGGATATCACTAGGTTTTGCCATTTTAATTTTTATCTCATCTATTTTTATTGGGTTGATCGTTGGTACCTTTTCAGGGTATAAAGGCGGTTGGATTGATCATGTTTTAATGAGATTTTGTGATGGTGTGATGGCTTTTCCGAACTTGATCCTTGTTCTTGGGCTAGTTGGTATTTTTGGACCTGGTCTAACACAAGTCATTATCGCCATTATGCTTGTGCAATGGGTTTATTATGCGCGAATGTTTCGGGGAATGGTTCTAAGCTTAAAGGAGCAAAACTTTATTGCTGCTGCAAAGGTGAGTGGCTCTTCTCAATGGAAGATTATTAAAAATCATATTGTTCCAAATGTCCTTCCACCACTTGTTGTGATGGGAACTTTAGAAATGGGCTGGGCGATTATGGATATATCGGCCATGTCGTTTCTCGGGTTGGGCGTTCAGGCTCCTACACCAGAGTGGGGGGCAATGATTCATGAAGGAAAGTCATACATACGGACGAATCCCGAATTAATGCTCTATCCAGGCTTGTTCATTATGATAGTTATCGTTACATTCAATTTATTAGGTGAAGCATTGTCAGAGCGTTACGGTGTGAAACGTAAATTTTAA
- the nikB gene encoding nickel ABC transporter permease subunit NikB gives MGTFILKRMFSIIPVFLLAALVTTGMIHLSPVDPAEAYLTAAHIQPTDELLEQKRQEFGLDQPFFIQYANSIIKICQLDFGISYVSNKPVWDEVITRIPATIQLALGSILIAILVSVPLGFLAGIKKNSMIDHFSRFLSFIGASIPSFWLGYLFIFFFSVKLDLFPVEGTGTWLHLVLPSVTLALPLIAIYTRLLRASVLENMNEPYVLYARTRGIKEKIIMAKHVLRIAISPMITGLGMNLGKLLTGTIIVEAVFSWPGFGRYFIEAIFNRDIPVIQCYVLIGASLFIISNLLVDVIQMVIDPRISRKVGYKQ, from the coding sequence ATGGGCACTTTTATTTTAAAGCGAATGTTTTCAATCATTCCGGTCTTTCTGTTGGCAGCACTTGTTACAACAGGAATGATTCATCTCTCACCGGTAGACCCGGCTGAAGCTTATTTAACTGCGGCCCATATTCAACCAACTGATGAACTCTTGGAACAAAAAAGACAAGAGTTTGGCTTAGATCAGCCATTTTTCATTCAATATGCTAATTCTATTATAAAGATATGCCAGCTTGATTTTGGCATATCTTATGTTTCGAATAAGCCTGTTTGGGATGAGGTGATCACACGTATTCCAGCTACTATTCAGTTAGCACTGGGTAGTATTTTAATTGCAATCCTCGTTAGTGTTCCTCTTGGCTTTCTTGCTGGAATAAAGAAAAATAGTATGATAGATCACTTTAGTCGATTTCTTTCCTTTATAGGGGCATCCATCCCCTCTTTTTGGCTTGGATATCTTTTTATCTTTTTCTTTTCTGTAAAGCTCGATCTTTTTCCAGTTGAAGGAACTGGAACGTGGCTGCACCTTGTTCTTCCTTCAGTAACTCTGGCTCTTCCGCTAATCGCCATTTATACAAGATTGTTACGTGCCAGTGTGCTTGAAAATATGAATGAGCCTTATGTGCTTTATGCGAGAACGAGGGGAATTAAAGAAAAAATAATTATGGCGAAGCATGTATTAAGGATTGCGATTTCTCCGATGATTACCGGGTTAGGAATGAATCTTGGAAAACTTTTAACAGGTACCATTATCGTTGAAGCTGTTTTTTCTTGGCCTGGCTTTGGTCGTTATTTTATTGAAGCGATTTTTAATCGTGATATACCGGTTATTCAGTGCTATGTTTTGATTGGAGCAAGTTTGTTTATTATTAGTAATTTACTAGTAGATGTGATTCAAATGGTGATAGACCCGCGCATTTCCAGGAAAGTAGGCTACAAGCAATGA
- the nikA gene encoding nickel ABC transporter substrate-binding protein, with amino-acid sequence MLILSTILFGCANNKEEVVSSEEKSEKNMLTFAWPRDIGEMNPHVYNPSQLFAQSMVYEPLVSYQEGGELKPHLAESWEISEDGKEYTFHLREGVKFSDGTSFNAEVVKKNFDTVLNHLDMHSWLGFLSKINSTEVVDEYTFKLTLTEAYYPTIQELAVVRPVRFLGEAGFPEDGDTSKGVVEPVGTGPWVLEDYKVDEYAVFKRNEEYWGELPKEEKITVKVIPDAETRVLAFEKGEIDLLYGEGTISLDAFKQLESTENYESSISEPVATRQLVINSKKEQLSDEKVRQALHYAFNKEALVEGVTSGYEEKADYILPTNLPYTKDNGATVIDYDVEKAKSLLDEAGWTLSEGETVREKDGQPLEFELMYDSAEQIQKTMAEVIQSEWAAIGVKLNIVGVELTEQVQRFKDNEFDVNFFSNYGTPYDPHTFLNIVASEGFGFNEAISAYPNKAEILKQIAEVPQTTDEAQRQQLYTSILTSIQEQGALIPISYIKKTAIYQKDVTNFTFPANRDEHPFTNISMK; translated from the coding sequence ATTTTAATTTTATCGACAATATTATTTGGGTGTGCAAATAACAAAGAAGAAGTTGTGAGCTCAGAGGAAAAAAGCGAAAAGAATATGCTTACGTTCGCTTGGCCTAGAGATATAGGAGAAATGAATCCGCATGTGTATAATCCTTCACAATTATTTGCGCAATCAATGGTATATGAACCATTAGTGAGTTACCAAGAAGGTGGAGAGCTAAAACCGCATCTTGCAGAGTCTTGGGAAATTTCTGAAGATGGTAAGGAATATACGTTTCATCTTCGTGAAGGTGTAAAGTTCTCTGATGGAACAAGCTTTAATGCTGAAGTTGTGAAAAAGAATTTTGATACCGTACTAAACCATTTAGATATGCATAGCTGGTTAGGGTTTCTTTCAAAAATTAATTCAACAGAAGTTGTTGATGAATATACGTTCAAGCTAACATTAACAGAAGCTTATTATCCAACAATTCAGGAATTGGCTGTTGTAAGACCGGTTCGTTTCTTAGGTGAAGCAGGGTTTCCTGAGGATGGTGATACTTCAAAAGGTGTAGTAGAACCAGTCGGAACAGGTCCATGGGTGCTAGAAGACTATAAAGTAGATGAATATGCTGTTTTCAAGCGTAATGAAGAGTACTGGGGTGAGCTTCCAAAAGAAGAAAAAATCACTGTGAAAGTTATTCCTGATGCCGAAACAAGAGTGCTAGCGTTTGAAAAAGGTGAAATCGATCTCCTGTATGGTGAAGGAACAATTAGTTTAGATGCTTTCAAACAGTTAGAATCAACAGAAAACTATGAATCTAGTATTTCTGAGCCAGTTGCAACAAGACAGCTTGTGATCAACTCGAAAAAAGAACAGCTTTCTGATGAAAAGGTCCGTCAAGCTTTACACTACGCTTTTAATAAGGAAGCTTTAGTTGAGGGTGTTACGTCAGGTTATGAAGAAAAAGCAGACTATATCCTGCCAACAAACTTACCTTATACAAAAGACAATGGTGCAACTGTCATTGATTATGATGTAGAAAAAGCAAAATCGTTATTAGACGAAGCAGGTTGGACGCTTTCTGAAGGAGAAACGGTTCGTGAAAAAGATGGACAACCTCTTGAATTTGAGCTAATGTATGACTCAGCAGAACAAATTCAAAAAACAATGGCTGAAGTTATTCAATCTGAATGGGCAGCAATTGGTGTAAAATTAAACATTGTAGGAGTTGAACTAACTGAGCAGGTTCAACGTTTTAAGGATAATGAATTTGATGTGAATTTCTTTAGTAACTATGGAACTCCTTATGATCCACATACGTTCTTAAACATCGTTGCATCAGAAGGATTTGGATTTAATGAGGCAATATCAGCTTATCCAAACAAAGCTGAAATTTTAAAACAAATTGCAGAGGTTCCTCAGACAACTGATGAGGCACAACGTCAGCAGCTATATACATCAATCTTAACATCGATACAAGAACAGGGAGCGCTTATTCCTATTTCTTATATTAAGAAAACAGCAATCTATCAAAAGGATGTAACGAACTTTACTTTCCCTGCTAATCGTGATGAGCATCCATTTACAAACATTAGCATGAAGTAG
- a CDS encoding MerR family transcriptional regulator, whose translation MSTAAVAKSLGVSRRTLMRWVDQLDLELEKNELGHYQFSEEDIERLKQLQNNPTGTPTPANEQTRKGTITQMVSLDENKVDFLTQRLEEVERKVQSKADGVVSYQLLQHRREMEELQSIIKKLELRIEELEQEKLSKKQEFGKDPALVFDQTKAPAKPSRRKGLISSILGF comes from the coding sequence ATGAGTACAGCTGCTGTTGCAAAGTCACTTGGGGTTTCGAGAAGAACGTTAATGAGATGGGTAGATCAGTTAGATTTGGAACTAGAGAAAAATGAGCTGGGACACTATCAATTCTCAGAAGAAGATATAGAGAGACTAAAACAACTTCAAAACAATCCAACAGGCACCCCAACACCTGCTAATGAGCAAACACGAAAGGGGACTATTACACAAATGGTATCACTAGATGAAAACAAAGTAGATTTTTTAACACAAAGACTTGAAGAAGTGGAAAGAAAGGTTCAAAGCAAGGCTGATGGAGTCGTATCCTATCAACTTCTTCAACATCGAAGAGAAATGGAAGAATTACAAAGTATAATCAAAAAGTTAGAGCTTCGAATTGAAGAGCTTGAGCAAGAAAAACTTTCGAAAAAACAAGAATTTGGTAAAGATCCTGCTCTAGTTTTTGATCAAACAAAAGCACCAGCGAAGCCATCGCGTAGAAAGGGGCTAATTAGCTCGATTTTAGGCTTTTAA
- a CDS encoding thymidine kinase, producing the protein MYVMKQSGWLEIICGSMFSGKSEELIRRVRRAQFAKQEVKVFKPVIDNRYSEESVVSHNGTAIICKPLAASVEIFEYITEKTDVIAVDEVQFFDEQIVDVLTLLADQGYRVLAAGLDQDFRGEPFSVVPALMSLAESVTKLQAVCSVCGSPASRTQRLINGKPASYDDPIILVGASESYEPRCRHHHEVPGAPVKDFKRESNVVK; encoded by the coding sequence ATGTATGTAATGAAGCAAAGCGGATGGCTTGAAATCATCTGCGGAAGCATGTTCTCAGGCAAATCAGAGGAGCTTATTCGCCGCGTAAGACGAGCTCAATTTGCTAAACAAGAGGTAAAAGTATTTAAACCTGTAATCGACAACCGATACAGCGAAGAAAGTGTTGTTTCCCATAACGGAACAGCCATCATTTGCAAGCCACTCGCTGCTTCAGTTGAGATTTTTGAATATATAACAGAAAAAACAGACGTCATCGCAGTCGATGAAGTCCAGTTCTTCGATGAACAAATCGTTGATGTTTTAACTTTATTAGCCGATCAAGGCTACCGCGTCCTTGCAGCTGGATTAGACCAAGACTTCAGAGGAGAACCTTTCAGCGTGGTTCCTGCCTTAATGTCACTAGCTGAATCCGTCACTAAACTTCAAGCAGTATGCTCAGTTTGTGGATCTCCTGCAAGCCGTACCCAGCGACTCATCAACGGCAAACCAGCATCCTATGACGACCCAATCATCCTAGTCGGTGCCTCTGAATCCTACGAACCAAGATGCAGACACCACCACGAAGTACCGGGAGCACCGGTGAAGGATTTTAAGAGAGAGAGTAATGTGGTGAAGTAG
- the rpmE gene encoding 50S ribosomal protein L31 has protein sequence MKSAIHPNYNTVMVTCACGNEFETGSTNKEIKVEVCSECHPFYTGRQKFADAGGRVDKFNKKYGLKSQQQ, from the coding sequence ATGAAATCAGCAATTCATCCAAACTATAATACAGTTATGGTGACATGTGCATGTGGTAACGAATTCGAAACTGGATCTACTAATAAAGAGATCAAAGTTGAGGTTTGTTCTGAGTGCCATCCATTCTACACTGGACGTCAAAAGTTTGCAGATGCAGGTGGACGTGTAGATAAATTCAACAAAAAATACGGCCTTAAGTCACAACAACAATAA